A region from the Drosophila bipectinata strain 14024-0381.07 chromosome 3R, DbipHiC1v2, whole genome shotgun sequence genome encodes:
- the LOC108128628 gene encoding probable palmitoyltransferase ZDHHC24: protein MCVLSDLLQYYAKTDPKKFIRYAHPISIVFLFAATVFFFTWEVFFLLPDLIGTEGWFYKANWIVDLVIAYNVWANMLACYRTDCSVARLPKDRLVPGPDEKHLWHHCEDCKQLVPPRSWHCKFCRCCILKRDHHCIFTANCIGHNNHRYFFWFTFYVTLGTAVALVTNFAYMVKYNILLHGPAFIFNIFIWISGSNSPMVKYNLKENVVFSFNLFSVALAGIMLVNQTCIIYRNASFYKREGRYDLGLRKNINIIMGKAGLWTFLSPSIKSPLPHDGAQWQLRKIIK, encoded by the coding sequence atgtgCGTTTTATCGGATCTGTTACAGTATTATGCAAAAACCGATCCCAAAAAATTTATCCGATATGCGCATCCTATTTCGATAGTTTTTCTGTTCGCGGCCACTGTATTCTTTTTCACCTGGGAGGTGTTCTTTTTGCTGCCCGACTTGATTGGAACAGAGGGCTGGTTCTACAAAGCCAACTGGATCGTGGACTTGGTTATAGCCTACAACGTTTGGGCCAACATGCTGGCCTGCTACCGCACGGACTGCTCAGTGGCGAGGCTTCCGAAGGATCGTCTGGTTCCAGGCCCTGACGAGAAGCACTTGTGGCACCACTGTGAGGACTGCAAGCAATTAGTACCACCACGATCCTGGCACTGTAAATTTTGCAGATGTTGCATCTTGAAGCGGGACCACCACTGCATCTTCACGGCCAATTGCATAGGGCACAACAACCACAGGTACTTTTTCTGGTTCACTTTCTACGTGACCTTGGGAACTGCCGTGGCCTTAGTGACCAATTTCGCCTACATGGTTAAATACAATATTTTGCTCCACGGGCCAGCCTTtatctttaatatatttatctGGATTTCCGGATCAAACTCGCCCATGGTGAAGTACAATTTAAAGGAGAACGTTGTATTCTCATTCAACCTGTTCTCCGTGGCACTTGCTGGTATCATGTTGGTAAACCAAACTTGCATTATCTACCGGAATGCGTCCTTCTACAAAAGAGAAGGCAGATATGATCTAGGACTGcggaaaaacataaatattataatggGAAAAGCTGGCCTGTGGACTTTTCTGTCGCCTTCTATAAAAAGCCCTTTGCCCCATGATGGCGCCCAGTGGCAACTGCGGAAGAtcatcaaataa
- the LOC108128615 gene encoding probable palmitoyltransferase ZDHHC24, translated as MYFVGNSIKLRAMGCQESQPSHYSTNRLMKASTSCLESLAITVVIFLTIFFYIYGIYIVLPTMMGSFGQTFHGFLGAWIVFNILGNLWACNRTKNWVASLSATELTPRKGEEYSWSRCEPCNLLMPPRSWHCKICNRCVLKRDHHCNFTGCCIGHNNHRYFIWFLFYITFGTGLALVYNLIYTVNYGQLTLIDPIVLYVLVVEMLVGLGKEEIHLKYFIFVIFYVNVVSFVFAAVKFGYQMWLVRNNTMFCSKSKESYDMGFRENFHEVLGLRGFWTIISPTINSPLAHNGTQWKCKQSV; from the coding sequence atgtACTTTGTGGGTAACTCGATCAAGCTTCGCGCCATGGGTTGTCAGGAGAGCCAGCCATCCCACTACTCGACAAACCGCCTCATGAAAGCCTCCACGTCCTGTTTGGAATCCCTCGCCATCACAGTGGTTATCTTTCTGACCATTTTCTTCTACATATACGGTATTTACATCGTGCTGCCAACCATGATGGGATCGTTTGGACAGACCTTCCATGGATTTCTCGGTGCGTGGATTGTCTTTAATATCCTGGGAAACTTGTGGGCGTGCAACAGGACCAAGAACTGGGTTGCTAGTCTATCTGCAACAGAACTGACCCCACGGAAGGGGGAGGAGTACTCGTGGAGCCGCTGCGAACCTTGCAACTTGCTTATGCCCCCCAGATCGTGGCACTGCAAGATATGCAACCGCTGTGTTCTGAAGCGAGATCACCACTGCAACTTCACGGGCTGCTGCATCGGCCACAACAACCATCGGTACTTTATTTGGTTTCTGTTCTACATTACTTTCGGCACCGGCTTGGCCTTGGTTTACAATCTCATATATACTGTGAACTACGGACAATTAACCCTGATAGATCCTATAGTCCTATATGTCCTTGTTGTTGAAATGCTGGTGGGTCTTGGAAAGGAAGAGATACatctaaaatatttcatttttgtcaTCTTTTATGTCAACGTCGTGTCCTTCGTGTTTGCGGCAGTCAAGTTTGGCTATCAAATGTGGTTAGTCCGGAATAACACAATGTTTTGCAGCAAATCGAAAGAAAGTTACGATATGGGATTCCGGGAGAACTTTCATGAGGTGCTGGGCCTTCGGGGATTTTGGACTATAATCTCGCCCACAATCAATAGTCCCCTGGCCCACAACGGAACCCAATGGAAATGTAAGCAATCGGTTTAA
- the LOC108128626 gene encoding probable palmitoyltransferase ZDHHC24: protein MKVKCRRPRRPVRRMVHRVCMTIRSCTKRHKRTFMAILHSTSALVLVGVILFLIFYDMWYVLPTIFDPEGLVYGLHWLLVVFLVCNVLGNMWAAFHCDTSVASLAIGRQKPAEGEAHLWHYCSTCQLQVPPRSWHCKACNCCILKRDHHCTFVANCVGHKNQRHFLGFVFHLFLGSGLALIYNGIYTWKYGSFLVADPLLMVASLANNITDYDAMSWKFVVATIFKLNLFAFVVALVMFSFQMILACRNSTCYKIFDRTYNLGWRQNLKVVLGNRLFWIFLWPTIKSPLPHDGSQWYIEPSGKKINII from the coding sequence ATGAAGGTGAAGTGTCGAAGGCCTCGTAGACCCGTTCGCAGGATGGTACATCGGGTGTGTATGACGATCAGGAGCTGTACGAAAAGGCACAAAAGAACCTTTATGGCCATTCTTCATTCCACTTCCGCCTTGGTCCTTGTCGGAGTGATACTCTTCCTTATTTTCTATGATATGTGGTATGTGCTCCCGACGATATTCGATCCTGAGGGGCTCGTTTATGGCTTACACTGGCTCTTGGTGGTATTCCTCGTCTGCAATGTCCTAGGCAATATGTGGGCTGCTTTCCACTGCGACACTTCGGTGGCAAGTCTGGCAATAGGTCGCCAGAAGCCGGCTGAGGGCGAAGCTCACCTCTGGCACTACTGCTCCACCTGCCAGTTGCAAGTTCCGCCACGCTCGTGGCACTGCAAAGCATGCAACTGCTGCATTCTGAAGCGCGATCACCACTGCACCTTTGTGGCAAACTGCGTGGGGCACAAAAATCAACGGCACTTCCTTGGCTTCGTTTTTCACCTGTTCCTCGGCAGCGGTCTGGCACTTATTTACAATGGGATCTACACCTGGAAATACGGATCATTTTTAGTAGCAGATCCACTGCTTATGGTAGccagtttggccaataatatcaCCGACTACGACGCTATGAGCTGGAAGTTCGTAGTGGCCACCATTTTCAAGCTTAATTTGTTCGCATTTGTGGTAGCACTCGTCATGTTTTCCTTTCAGATGATTCTGGCGTGTCGGAACAGTACATGCTACAAGATATTTGATCGGACTTACAATCTTGGTTGGCGGCAAAACCTTAAGGTCGTCTTAGGAAATCGtctcttttggatttttctctGGCCCACGATTAAGAGTCCTTTGCCACACGATGGATCCCAGTGGTACATAGAGCCCAGtggcaaaaaaattaatattatttag